A stretch of the Coprobacillus cateniformis genome encodes the following:
- the rpmI gene encoding 50S ribosomal protein L35 has protein sequence MPKMKSHSGLKKRLKKTGSGKMKRSHAYISHQSHHKTHKQKKHLAKATLVHPSDMKRIKSRLQG, from the coding sequence ATGCCAAAAATGAAATCACATAGTGGTCTTAAAAAACGTTTAAAGAAAACAGGATCAGGTAAAATGAAACGTAGTCATGCTTATATTTCGCATCAATCTCATCACAAGACTCATAAACAAAAGAAACACTTAGCGAAAGCAACTTTAGTACACCCTTCAGATATGAAGAGAATTAAGTCAAGATTACAAGGATAA
- a CDS encoding cold-shock protein, giving the protein MSTGKVKWFKSDKGFGFITLEGENKDVFVHFSAINTDGFKTLEEGQTVEFDIVEGDRGPQAANVTVIG; this is encoded by the coding sequence ATGAGTACAGGTAAAGTAAAATGGTTTAAATCTGATAAAGGATTTGGTTTCATCACTCTTGAAGGTGAAAACAAAGATGTATTCGTACATTTTTCAGCTATCAACACTGATGGTTTCAAAACTTTAGAAGAAGGACAAACTGTTGAATTCGATATCGTTGAAGGAGACAGAGGTCCTCAAGCTGCTAACGTAACAGTTATTGGGTAA
- a CDS encoding aminopeptidase, translated as MLEKYAELIVKQGVNLQKGQELVITASIECFELVRAVARQAFAVGAKDVIVDYTDEKVTRLRYENCPVEHFQEVPLYFAELKNQYALKHAAVLSIVSSNPEAMKGIDPMKIQTWNIAVHKTCQTFFDHLDMGIDRWCIVGAPSVGWANKVFPDMSDQEAVQALWQAIYKVTRCDQENPIEAWNEHRRSFERRVQILNEKKIKSLHYHNSLGTDLTIGLNDGYLFAGGGSYTTDGIYSFPNMPTEEIFSSPDRNQVNGTVYSSMPLNYNGHLVDQFSMTFENGRIVDFHAEVGYEVLKSIIETDEGSHYLGEVALVPYNSPIRNMGILFYNTLFDENAACHLAIGKGFGECLKNGLTMSKEQLLEKGINDSLTHVDFMIGTKDLSIIATLDNGEEFVVFENGNYAF; from the coding sequence ATGTTAGAAAAATATGCTGAATTAATTGTTAAACAAGGAGTGAATTTACAGAAAGGACAAGAACTTGTCATTACTGCTTCAATTGAATGCTTCGAACTTGTACGTGCTGTTGCTAGGCAAGCTTTTGCAGTAGGAGCAAAAGATGTTATTGTTGATTATACTGATGAGAAAGTTACCCGATTACGCTATGAGAATTGTCCTGTTGAACATTTTCAGGAAGTTCCGCTATATTTTGCTGAACTCAAGAATCAATATGCCTTAAAACATGCTGCTGTTCTTTCAATTGTTTCAAGTAATCCCGAAGCAATGAAAGGCATTGATCCTATGAAAATTCAAACATGGAATATTGCTGTTCATAAAACTTGTCAGACTTTTTTTGACCATTTAGATATGGGAATTGATCGTTGGTGTATTGTTGGTGCACCAAGTGTTGGATGGGCGAATAAAGTCTTTCCTGATATGAGTGACCAAGAAGCAGTTCAGGCATTATGGCAAGCGATTTATAAAGTCACACGTTGTGATCAAGAAAATCCTATTGAAGCTTGGAATGAACATCGTCGTTCTTTTGAAAGAAGAGTTCAAATCTTAAATGAGAAAAAAATCAAATCTTTACATTATCATAATAGTTTAGGAACTGATTTGACAATTGGACTTAATGATGGTTATCTTTTTGCAGGAGGAGGAAGTTATACAACAGATGGCATCTATTCATTTCCAAATATGCCAACTGAAGAAATCTTCAGTTCTCCAGATAGAAATCAAGTCAATGGAACTGTTTATAGCTCTATGCCTTTAAATTATAATGGTCATCTTGTTGATCAATTTTCTATGACTTTTGAAAATGGTCGGATTGTTGATTTTCATGCAGAAGTTGGTTATGAAGTTTTAAAGAGTATTATTGAAACAGATGAAGGGAGTCATTATTTAGGTGAAGTTGCATTGGTTCCATACAATTCACCAATTCGTAATATGGGCATCTTATTTTATAATACTTTATTTGATGAAAATGCAGCATGTCACTTAGCGATTGGAAAAGGTTTTGGTGAATGTCTTAAAAATGGTTTAACTATGAGCAAGGAACAATTATTAGAAAAAGGAATTAATGATTCTTTAACACATGTTGATTTTATGATTGGAACAAAAGATTTATCAATCATAGCAACTTTAGATAATGGTGAAGAATTTGTTGTCTTTGAAAATGGAAACTATGCTTTTTAA
- a CDS encoding amino acid ABC transporter ATP-binding/permease protein, with translation MKKELNNIQVVWRMLALVKPLTLPMSFAVIMGVLGFICAIGIPVLSVMALLQIAGMYPHIDMSMLLIFLLGMAVLRGLLHYAEQAANHYIAFKLLAIIRDQVYGVLRRLCPAKLDRKDKGNLISLITNDIELLEVFYAHTISPVLIAFLTSLIMLKFFAHLHMIAMIIALCAYITMAIVIPFYVNMKGKDIGQKNRNEIGHMSSFLLESFRGLTTILQYHMGHKRTKKMIDMSDNIEDLQSQMKDIEAIQLVASQILISLSAIVMFVSMFVLYLQGEISVYRVIMATVLMLSSFGPVLALSNLANNLLSTLSSGRRVLALLDEEELIKDVSGQTETSFGDIYVDNLSFAYEEEVILQDVHHIFKQGQVTGIVGKSGSGKSTLLKLMMRFYDPTTGIIRISDRDLKNINTQDMRHMFAYVTQETVLFHDSILNNVKIAKLNATNQEVYEACQQASIHDFIMSLPQGYNTKVAELGASLSGGERQRIGLARAFLSDAPCILLDEPTSNLDVLNEAVILSSLQQQKNKTIILVSHRESTMKIADKVIEMDMGRMS, from the coding sequence ATGAAAAAGGAATTAAATAATATTCAAGTTGTATGGCGTATGCTGGCACTTGTCAAACCGTTAACATTGCCAATGTCTTTTGCAGTCATTATGGGTGTTTTAGGATTTATTTGTGCCATTGGGATACCAGTTCTTTCAGTTATGGCTCTATTACAAATTGCAGGGATGTATCCCCATATAGATATGTCTATGTTGTTAATCTTTTTACTTGGTATGGCAGTGTTAAGGGGGCTTCTTCATTATGCTGAACAGGCAGCCAATCATTATATTGCTTTTAAACTCTTAGCGATTATTCGCGATCAGGTCTATGGTGTTTTGAGACGTTTGTGTCCAGCAAAACTGGATCGTAAAGATAAGGGCAATTTGATTTCTTTGATTACAAATGATATTGAATTATTAGAAGTTTTCTATGCTCATACGATTTCTCCAGTTCTGATTGCATTTTTAACATCATTAATAATGTTAAAATTCTTTGCTCATTTACATATGATTGCTATGATTATTGCACTTTGTGCATATATAACTATGGCTATAGTTATCCCTTTTTATGTCAATATGAAAGGAAAAGATATAGGGCAGAAAAATAGAAATGAAATAGGTCATATGAGTAGTTTTTTATTAGAAAGTTTTAGGGGATTAACGACTATCCTGCAATATCATATGGGACATAAACGAACAAAAAAGATGATAGATATGAGTGATAATATAGAAGATTTACAATCACAAATGAAAGATATTGAAGCCATTCAATTGGTAGCATCACAAATACTGATTTCGTTATCAGCGATTGTGATGTTTGTAAGTATGTTTGTTTTATATCTGCAAGGTGAAATAAGTGTTTATAGGGTGATTATGGCAACTGTTTTGATGTTATCTAGTTTTGGTCCTGTTTTGGCACTATCCAATTTAGCAAACAATCTTCTTTCCACATTAAGCAGTGGAAGACGCGTTTTGGCTTTGTTAGATGAAGAAGAACTCATTAAAGATGTGAGTGGCCAAACTGAAACATCATTTGGTGATATTTATGTTGATAATCTTTCGTTTGCATATGAAGAAGAAGTTATTCTTCAAGATGTTCATCATATTTTTAAACAAGGTCAGGTGACAGGTATTGTTGGGAAAAGTGGTAGTGGAAAATCAACATTATTGAAACTGATGATGCGCTTTTATGATCCAACAACGGGTATCATTCGAATTTCAGATCGAGATTTAAAGAATATCAATACTCAAGACATGCGACATATGTTTGCCTATGTAACTCAAGAAACAGTTCTTTTTCATGATTCTATTCTTAATAATGTAAAGATTGCTAAATTAAATGCAACCAATCAGGAGGTCTATGAAGCTTGTCAGCAAGCAAGTATTCATGATTTTATTATGTCATTACCACAAGGATATAACACAAAAGTAGCGGAATTAGGCGCATCATTATCTGGAGGAGAAAGACAAAGAATTGGACTTGCAAGAGCTTTTCTGAGTGATGCACCATGCATTTTGTTAGATGAACCTACAAGTAACTTAGATGTTTTAAATGAGGCTGTCATTTTAAGTTCTTTACAACAACAAAAGAATAAAACAATTATTTTGGTTTCTCATCGTGAATCAACAATGAAAATTGCTGATAAAGTGATTGAAATGGATATGGGGCGTATGAGTTAA
- a CDS encoding peptide chain release factor 3 — MSDFIEQVKKRRTFAIISHPDAGKTTLTEKFLLYGGAIQEAGMVKGKRQSKHAVSDWMEIEKQRGISVTSSVLQFNYDGFCINILDTPGHQDFSEDTYRTLMAADSAVMVIDGSKGVEDQTRKLFKVCAMRHIPIFTFINKMDREAKDPYELMEEIERELGVETCAVNWPIGCGKEFKGVYERNNKEVIRFIPVQGGKKEVDVEICDAHNEHLKDELGDVLYHQLQDDIELLDGAGAEFDLQRVQKGELSPVCFGSALTNFGVEPFLRHFLDMTTSPLPRQSDKGEIDPLSEDFSAFVFKIQANMNKAHRDRMAFMRICSGKFTKGMEVFHYQGNKKIKLNQSKQIMAESREEVEEAYSGDIIGVFDPGIFSIGDTLCTPKNKFAYDGIPTFAPEHFALIRNTDTMKRKQFVKGVEQIAQEGAIQIFTELGGGMEEIIVGVVGVLQFEVLAYRLKNEYNVDIVNTPLPYQFVRWIKNDSIDLKTLNLSSDTKKVQDLKGQYLLLFSNEWGVRWATDKNPDLVLAEFSKN, encoded by the coding sequence ATGTCAGATTTTATTGAACAAGTGAAAAAGCGTAGAACCTTTGCGATTATTTCCCATCCAGATGCTGGGAAAACAACTTTAACAGAGAAATTCCTTCTTTATGGAGGAGCAATCCAAGAAGCTGGTATGGTTAAAGGAAAAAGACAATCTAAACATGCGGTTAGTGATTGGATGGAAATCGAAAAACAAAGAGGGATTTCGGTAACCTCATCAGTTCTACAATTTAATTATGATGGATTCTGTATTAATATCCTAGATACTCCAGGCCATCAGGATTTCTCTGAAGATACTTATCGTACATTAATGGCAGCTGATAGTGCAGTTATGGTTATTGATGGATCTAAAGGGGTCGAAGATCAAACAAGAAAATTATTTAAGGTTTGTGCGATGCGTCATATACCTATCTTTACGTTCATTAATAAGATGGATAGGGAAGCTAAAGATCCATATGAATTAATGGAAGAAATTGAACGTGAATTAGGTGTAGAAACTTGTGCAGTCAATTGGCCAATTGGATGTGGGAAAGAGTTTAAAGGTGTGTATGAAAGAAATAATAAAGAAGTGATTCGTTTTATTCCTGTACAAGGTGGAAAAAAAGAAGTCGATGTTGAAATTTGTGATGCCCATAATGAACATTTAAAGGATGAATTGGGTGATGTTCTTTATCATCAGCTTCAAGATGATATTGAACTGTTAGATGGTGCAGGTGCAGAGTTTGATTTACAGAGAGTTCAAAAAGGTGAACTTTCACCAGTCTGTTTTGGATCAGCTTTAACAAACTTTGGGGTTGAACCATTTCTAAGACATTTCTTAGATATGACGACATCACCATTACCTCGTCAAAGTGATAAAGGTGAAATTGATCCCTTATCAGAAGACTTTAGTGCTTTTGTTTTTAAGATTCAAGCCAATATGAATAAAGCTCATAGAGATAGAATGGCATTTATGCGTATTTGTTCTGGGAAGTTTACAAAAGGTATGGAAGTTTTTCATTATCAGGGAAATAAGAAAATCAAATTAAATCAATCTAAACAAATTATGGCTGAAAGTAGAGAAGAAGTTGAAGAGGCTTATTCAGGAGATATTATTGGAGTCTTTGATCCTGGTATTTTCTCTATTGGTGATACATTATGTACACCAAAGAATAAATTTGCTTATGATGGAATTCCTACATTTGCACCAGAACATTTTGCTTTAATTCGCAATACAGATACAATGAAACGTAAACAGTTTGTCAAAGGTGTTGAACAAATTGCGCAAGAAGGTGCTATTCAGATATTCACTGAATTAGGTGGTGGTATGGAAGAAATCATTGTAGGTGTTGTTGGTGTCTTACAATTTGAAGTCTTAGCTTATCGTTTGAAGAATGAATATAATGTTGATATTGTGAATACACCATTGCCATATCAATTTGTCAGATGGATAAAAAATGATAGTATTGATTTAAAGACATTAAATCTTTCTTCAGATACAAAAAAAGTTCAAGATCTTAAAGGTCAGTATTTGCTTCTCTTCTCTAATGAATGGGGTGTTCGTTGGGCAACTGATAAAAATCCCGACTTAGTATTAGCAGAGTTTTCAAAGAATTAG
- a CDS encoding YbaN family protein translates to MKVIYFIGGIVCFVLGAIGVVLPILPTTPFLLAAAFCFARSSQKVNDWFLQTKLYRNHLDSFVQERAMTLKTKVSILGFASFMLAFPLIFSQNIYLRILIICLYCIKYYYFIFKIKTISSQKTI, encoded by the coding sequence ATGAAGGTGATTTATTTTATAGGTGGTATAGTTTGTTTTGTTTTAGGTGCAATTGGTGTGGTTTTACCAATTTTACCAACAACTCCATTTTTATTAGCCGCAGCATTTTGTTTTGCAAGAAGTTCACAAAAGGTCAATGACTGGTTTTTACAAACCAAACTCTATCGCAATCACTTAGATTCATTTGTTCAAGAACGTGCAATGACCCTCAAAACAAAAGTATCTATCTTAGGTTTTGCCAGTTTTATGTTAGCTTTCCCCTTGATATTTAGTCAAAATATTTATTTGAGAATTCTGATTATTTGTTTGTACTGTATAAAATATTATTACTTTATATTTAAAATTAAAACGATTTCTTCACAAAAGACAATATAA
- a CDS encoding RluA family pseudouridine synthase has protein sequence MKYKVEVPMPLMQFLLEKTSQKRNDIKNLLKYQNVWVDGHIETHYAYDLQVGQTVEIQAKKNDMPFVILYEDKEIIVIDKPCGLLSEQTAKENEKTAYQYVKQYLYKKKENIFLVHRLDQYTSGILMFVKNKKLYDILTQNWNKYVKTRGYIAIVEGQMKKTKGTIENYLAESKTQNVYITTKEQGKKAITHYKQIQSNKRYSMLEVYLDTGRKNQIRVHLSSLHHSIVGDSKYGAQSNPLKRLGLHAHEFMFVHPLTHKEMRFVSKTPESFEKLFKKG, from the coding sequence ATGAAATATAAAGTTGAAGTGCCAATGCCTTTAATGCAGTTCCTTTTGGAAAAAACTTCACAAAAAAGAAATGATATTAAGAATCTCTTGAAATATCAAAATGTTTGGGTTGATGGGCATATTGAAACACATTATGCATATGATTTACAAGTAGGACAAACTGTGGAAATTCAGGCTAAGAAAAATGATATGCCATTTGTTATTCTCTATGAAGATAAAGAAATTATTGTGATTGATAAACCATGTGGTTTATTAAGTGAACAAACCGCTAAAGAAAATGAAAAAACTGCTTATCAATATGTAAAACAATATCTTTATAAGAAAAAAGAAAATATTTTTCTTGTTCATCGTTTAGATCAGTATACATCTGGTATATTAATGTTTGTTAAAAACAAGAAACTTTATGATATTCTCACTCAAAATTGGAATAAATATGTCAAAACAAGAGGATATATTGCTATTGTTGAAGGACAGATGAAAAAAACAAAAGGAACTATTGAAAATTATTTGGCTGAATCTAAGACACAAAATGTCTATATTACAACAAAAGAACAAGGGAAAAAAGCAATTACTCATTATAAACAAATTCAATCAAATAAACGTTATAGTATGTTAGAGGTTTATCTTGATACAGGGAGAAAGAATCAAATTCGTGTTCATTTGTCTTCTTTACATCATTCGATAGTAGGAGATTCTAAATATGGTGCACAATCTAATCCACTCAAAAGATTAGGACTGCATGCTCATGAGTTTATGTTTGTTCATCCACTGACACATAAAGAAATGCGTTTTGTTTCTAAAACACCTGAATCTTTTGAAAAACTCTTTAAAAAGGGTTGA
- a CDS encoding nitrous oxide-stimulated promoter family protein: MDIEKKRQKEIEIVSLMIHLYCRYHDDIDEQELIGYAAGRIEKCPMMQKKTFCSQCPIHCYQKEMQEKIKKVMRYSGPRMIFYHPILAIKHVIQK, from the coding sequence ATGGATATTGAAAAGAAAAGGCAAAAAGAGATTGAGATTGTTTCATTGATGATTCATTTGTATTGTCGTTATCATGATGATATTGATGAACAGGAACTGATAGGTTATGCAGCAGGACGGATTGAGAAATGTCCAATGATGCAAAAAAAGACATTTTGCAGTCAATGTCCTATCCATTGCTATCAAAAAGAAATGCAGGAAAAAATAAAAAAGGTCATGCGTTATAGTGGACCAAGGATGATATTTTATCATCCTATCTTAGCTATAAAACATGTTATTCAAAAATAA
- a CDS encoding FtsX-like permease family protein, with the protein MGTLKFAVNMLKKEYKKSFVYTLTLCLTIAVTFLFFNIIDNKYLVTKVELASSQQLTIPFSSTLSFVIIVFCGFMIIFASNFYISRKTKEIAIMEMSGSSFIGATMYLFYQNLIMSLIAFPLGIVLGSGISMFVNQLIYQYLSYQVPFFYIPYTAILDTVICIVVIIVAQLIYASGFVYRKDIQYMLSQEGRNNAVDQRMFKLPPVIYIVIYLLGIILLITTPYESTSAIVPCCIGAVGISGIVKYCLGIFFRRRKWKRYLADKIQLISISNLQYSLNRAILLIGIYAISTNVMIAIMISQQENPREMMTAIIGFIVVILLLLASIMYKYIMEASTRRMFYYNLYKLGYSYHQLLQIIRKEVFSFYVILIGLPFVYTMIALIQSYIHEGIALDFIIVAVLTQMIPAVLAGIFTYVSYKNSVLQVLKEGVRYE; encoded by the coding sequence ATGGGGACATTAAAGTTTGCTGTCAATATGTTAAAAAAGGAGTATAAAAAAAGCTTTGTATATACATTGACTTTATGTTTGACAATCGCTGTGACTTTTTTATTTTTTAATATTATTGATAATAAGTACTTGGTGACAAAAGTTGAATTAGCTTCTTCTCAACAACTGACGATTCCTTTTTCATCGACCTTATCGTTTGTTATTATTGTCTTTTGTGGATTTATGATTATATTTGCCAGTAATTTCTATATTTCAAGGAAAACCAAAGAAATAGCCATTATGGAGATGTCTGGATCTAGTTTTATTGGAGCAACAATGTATTTATTTTATCAAAATTTGATAATGAGTTTAATTGCTTTCCCTTTAGGAATTGTACTTGGAAGTGGAATATCAATGTTTGTTAATCAGCTTATATATCAGTATTTATCATATCAAGTGCCATTTTTCTATATCCCTTATACAGCAATTCTTGATACGGTAATTTGTATAGTAGTCATTATTGTTGCTCAATTGATTTATGCATCAGGGTTTGTATATCGTAAGGATATTCAATATATGCTTTCGCAAGAAGGGCGTAATAATGCTGTTGATCAGCGTATGTTTAAATTGCCACCGGTTATTTATATTGTGATTTATTTGCTTGGTATTATTTTGTTAATCACGACGCCATATGAATCAACATCTGCAATTGTTCCTTGTTGTATAGGGGCGGTTGGAATTAGTGGAATAGTAAAATATTGTTTAGGAATTTTTTTTAGGAGAAGAAAATGGAAGAGATATTTGGCTGATAAGATTCAATTAATTTCAATATCTAATCTGCAATATTCTTTGAACCGTGCGATTTTATTGATTGGCATTTATGCGATATCAACAAATGTTATGATTGCTATTATGATTTCTCAGCAGGAAAATCCTCGTGAAATGATGACTGCTATTATTGGATTCATTGTTGTTATTCTCTTATTGTTAGCTAGCATTATGTATAAATATATAATGGAAGCATCAACCAGAAGGATGTTCTATTATAATCTCTATAAGCTAGGATATTCTTATCATCAGCTCTTACAAATTATTCGTAAAGAGGTTTTCTCATTTTATGTGATATTAATTGGATTGCCTTTTGTTTATACAATGATTGCCTTAATTCAATCATATATCCATGAAGGTATTGCGTTAGATTTTATAATTGTTGCAGTGCTTACTCAAATGATTCCAGCAGTATTGGCAGGGATATTCACTTATGTTTCATATAAAAATTCTGTTTTACAAGTTCTAAAGGAGGGTGTACGTTATGAATAA
- the infC gene encoding translation initiation factor IF-3, giving the protein MAIISKYNNQQTNDDLVNEKIRFKEVLVIDQNGDQLGVMSRNQALHTASNANLDLVCVAPKAATPVCRIMDYGKYRFEQQKKQKEMKKNSKVVSLKETQLSPTIDVHDKNVKLKRTIKMLEAGDKVKVAVRFRGRQLAHIDIGQKILEDFVAECADYCIVEKPAKMEGRTLIAILAPKKK; this is encoded by the coding sequence GTGGCTATTATTAGCAAGTATAACAACCAACAAACAAATGATGACTTGGTAAATGAAAAAATTCGTTTTAAAGAAGTTTTAGTTATTGATCAAAACGGTGATCAATTAGGCGTTATGTCACGTAATCAAGCTTTGCATACGGCTTCTAATGCAAATTTAGATTTGGTTTGTGTGGCTCCGAAAGCTGCAACTCCAGTATGTCGTATTATGGACTATGGAAAATATCGTTTTGAACAACAAAAGAAACAAAAAGAAATGAAGAAAAATTCTAAGGTTGTCTCTTTAAAAGAAACACAATTATCTCCAACTATTGATGTTCATGATAAAAATGTAAAACTCAAAAGAACAATTAAAATGTTAGAAGCAGGAGATAAAGTCAAAGTGGCTGTTCGTTTTAGAGGAAGACAATTAGCTCATATTGATATTGGTCAAAAAATACTAGAAGATTTCGTTGCTGAATGTGCTGACTATTGCATTGTTGAAAAGCCAGCAAAAATGGAAGGACGAACATTGATTGCTATATTAGCACCAAAAAAGAAATAA
- a CDS encoding MarR family winged helix-turn-helix transcriptional regulator — MNHEHLVLCYKLSSAMITTMNNQLREYHLTFQQLLILLYLEEQTEEVAGKDICQYFGISHPTSVGLIARMTKASFIVVEVSKTDRRERILHLANKGREVIEQSRHVIDHYIEHLVQHLSDEEQQNFINLLFQLDSISKIEKER; from the coding sequence GTGAATCATGAACATCTTGTATTGTGTTATAAACTTTCAAGCGCAATGATAACAACAATGAATAATCAATTAAGAGAGTATCATTTAACATTTCAACAACTTTTAATTCTTTTGTATTTAGAAGAACAGACAGAGGAAGTTGCAGGGAAAGATATTTGTCAGTATTTTGGGATATCGCATCCAACTTCGGTTGGATTGATTGCTAGAATGACAAAAGCTAGTTTTATTGTTGTTGAAGTTTCTAAGACAGATCGCCGTGAAAGAATTCTGCATTTGGCCAATAAAGGACGAGAAGTTATTGAACAATCAAGACATGTTATTGATCATTATATTGAGCATTTGGTTCAGCATTTAAGTGATGAAGAACAACAGAATTTTATAAATCTATTGTTTCAGTTAGACTCTATTTCTAAAATAGAGAAAGAAAGGTAG
- a CDS encoding glycerate kinase: MKIVIAPDSFKESMTAQEAAKALERGVHCYDKTIKTILCPLADGGEGTLDTLVLALQGEKVEYEVTGPLFNKIMAPIGYVDDMAIIECAKVCGLELLDETQKDPSQTTSYGLGELIVHAVEHQVSKIMICLGGSATNDGGIGMLAALGVQFLDESHHVVSYTMEGLKDICNICLDNFNQRLKDIEWIGVCDVINPLCGNNGATYIYGPQKGLSQAKLESIDQAMFQYAQKADFMFQKDYMIQPGAGAAGGLGYAMLAFLKAKLRSGFEIVSETIHLEEAILHCDKVIVGEGKLDKQTQFGKTPYGVLQIAQKYHKDVYAFAGKIEDVDVLKQLGFKSVYTITPHYMPLSIALKKGQENLEKTIFEHMEEIINEI; the protein is encoded by the coding sequence ATGAAAATTGTGATTGCGCCAGATTCATTTAAAGAAAGTATGACTGCTCAAGAAGCAGCGAAAGCATTGGAGAGAGGTGTTCATTGTTATGATAAGACTATCAAAACAATTCTTTGCCCATTAGCTGATGGGGGTGAAGGGACATTGGACACTTTGGTTTTGGCTTTACAAGGAGAAAAAGTGGAGTATGAAGTCACAGGCCCACTTTTTAATAAGATAATGGCACCAATAGGTTATGTTGATGATATGGCGATTATTGAATGTGCAAAGGTTTGTGGGCTAGAACTTTTAGATGAAACTCAAAAAGACCCTTCTCAAACAACTTCATATGGTTTAGGTGAATTGATTGTTCATGCTGTTGAGCATCAAGTTTCAAAAATCATGATTTGTTTAGGGGGAAGTGCAACAAATGATGGTGGAATTGGTATGTTAGCAGCATTAGGTGTTCAATTTTTAGATGAATCTCATCATGTTGTCTCTTATACAATGGAAGGATTAAAGGATATTTGTAATATTTGTTTAGATAACTTTAATCAGCGTTTGAAAGATATTGAATGGATAGGTGTTTGTGATGTTATAAACCCTTTATGCGGAAATAATGGAGCAACTTATATATATGGTCCACAAAAAGGTTTATCTCAAGCCAAATTAGAAAGTATAGATCAAGCTATGTTTCAATATGCACAAAAAGCAGATTTCATGTTTCAAAAGGATTATATGATACAACCTGGAGCTGGTGCCGCAGGTGGATTAGGGTATGCTATGTTGGCTTTCTTAAAAGCAAAATTGCGCTCTGGGTTTGAAATTGTTAGTGAAACAATTCATTTAGAAGAAGCAATTTTACATTGTGATAAGGTTATTGTTGGAGAAGGAAAACTTGATAAACAAACACAATTTGGAAAGACACCTTATGGTGTTTTACAGATTGCTCAGAAATATCATAAAGATGTATATGCTTTTGCTGGTAAAATTGAAGATGTAGATGTTTTAAAACAACTTGGATTTAAAAGTGTTTATACAATTACACCTCATTATATGCCTTTGTCTATTGCTTTGAAAAAAGGTCAGGAGAATTTAGAAAAAACAATCTTTGAACATATGGAGGAAATCATAAATGAAATATAA
- the rplT gene encoding 50S ribosomal protein L20, with amino-acid sequence MARVKGGYTTRRRRKKILKLAKGYFGSKHTLYKTAHEQVMNSFEYAYRDRKALKREMRKLWIARINAAARMNEISYSQLMHGLKLANVEVNRKMLSEIAIADPKGFTAIVDTAKKALAK; translated from the coding sequence ATGGCAAGAGTTAAAGGCGGATATACAACTAGACGTAGAAGAAAGAAAATCTTAAAATTAGCCAAAGGATATTTTGGTTCAAAACATACATTATATAAAACAGCTCATGAACAAGTCATGAACTCATTTGAATATGCATACAGAGATAGAAAAGCATTAAAACGTGAAATGAGAAAATTATGGATTGCACGTATCAATGCTGCTGCAAGAATGAATGAAATTTCATATTCTCAATTAATGCATGGATTAAAATTAGCTAATGTTGAAGTGAATAGAAAAATGTTATCTGAAATTGCTATTGCAGATCCAAAAGGATTTACTGCAATTGTAGATACTGCTAAAAAAGCATTAGCAAAATAA